A part of Aegilops tauschii subsp. strangulata cultivar AL8/78 chromosome 2, Aet v6.0, whole genome shotgun sequence genomic DNA contains:
- the LOC109770971 gene encoding uncharacterized protein C594.04c — protein sequence MAGGNLKNMAIAFLVPLPSVLFYLAFVRPQDDHSTVAASPVSSWCAAHPLLLANVLFLLNVDVLFWLIGHLLSNNWLIDLYWTVIPVMLLHYFRAHPAAMANTARSAAAVALTWVWSARLTHNYFRREGWQWGKQEDWRFSEMRGQYGKTWWWMSFFAVYLSQQVFLIGICLPMYAIHSSDQPLGIWDLVATIVCIAGVVIAYFADTQLHQFVTRNEKLKQLGEPTVPTLEDGLWGYSRHPNYFGEQLWWWGVYLFAWNLGQRWMFIGALVNSMCLGYVTVLVERRMLKQEHRAEAYRLYQKRTSVLIPWFRKSLPEPKEKET from the exons ATGGCCGGCGGCAACCTCAAGAACATGGCCATCGCCTTCCTCGTCCCGCTCCCGTCCGTCCTCTTCTACCTCGCCTTCGTCCGCCCCCAAGACGACCACAGCACCGTCGCAGCCAGCCCGGTGTCCTCGTGGTGCGCCGCGCACCCGCTCCTCCTCGCCAACGTCTTGTTCCTCCTCAACGTCGACGTCCTCTTCTGGCTCATCGGCCACCTCCTCTCCAACAACTGG CTCATCGACCTGTACTGGACCGTCATCCCGGTGATGCTGCTGCACTACTTCCGGGCGCACCCGGCCGCCATGGCCAACAcggcgaggtcggcggcggcggtggcgctgACCTGGGTGTGGAGCGCGCGGCTGACGCACAACTACTTCAGGAGGGAAGGGTGGCAGTGGGGCAAGCAGGAGGACTGGAGGTTCTCCGAGATGCGCGGGCAGTACGGCAAGACGTGGTGGTGGATGTCCTTCTTCGCCGTCTACCTCTCGCAGCAG GTGTTTCTGATTGGCATTTGTCTGCCGATGTACGCCATCCACTCCAGCGACCAGCCATTGGGCATCTGGGACCTCGTGGCGACGATTGTCTGCATCGCCGGGGTCGTGATCGCCTACTTTGCTGACACCCAGCTGCACCAGTTCGTGACCAGGAACGAAAAACTGAAGCAGCTTGGCGAACCGACAGTCCCCACCCTGGAGGACGGCCTGTGGGGGTACTCGCGCCACCCGAACTATTTCGGCGAGCAGCTCTGGTGGTGGGGCGTGTATCTCTTCGCCTGGAACCTGGGGCAGCGGTGGATGTTCATCGGGGCGCTTGTCAACAGCATGTGCCTCGGCTACGTCACCGTGCTCGTCGAGCGGCGCATGCTGAAGCAGGAGCACCGGGCAGAGGCCTACAGGCTGTACCAGAAGAGGACCTCTGTTCTGATCCCCTGGTTCAGGAAGTCCCTCCCTGAACCAAAGGAAAAGGAGACCTAG